The following are encoded together in the Microterricola viridarii genome:
- a CDS encoding PhoH family protein, protein MVRLFGAQDRLLSTVENEYPDVAVHARGNEITLSGPSSQVQAVARLIEELQSAMRDGQDMSPHEVSSSARILEAEQGVTLNDVLGQAILTSKGKSIRPKTRGQKAYVDAIDENSIVFGIGPAGTGKTYLAMAKAVQALQRKEVDRIILTRPAVEAGERLGFLPGTLTDKIDPYLRPLYDALSDMMDPELLPKLLASGTIEVAPLAYMRGRTLNSAFVVLDEAQNTTPEQMKMFLTRLGFGSKMVVTGDVTQVDLPAGASGLRLVTRVLDGIDDIAFARLGSEDVVRHSLVGRIVDAYTEYDAKKQALRFEREEAREFANRAERRSGAPRDRQQGHGPRA, encoded by the coding sequence ATGGTGCGGTTGTTCGGCGCACAGGATCGACTGCTCTCCACCGTCGAGAACGAGTACCCGGATGTCGCAGTGCACGCCCGCGGCAACGAGATCACTCTCAGCGGCCCGAGCTCGCAGGTGCAGGCCGTCGCCCGACTGATCGAGGAGCTGCAGTCTGCCATGCGCGACGGTCAGGACATGAGCCCGCACGAGGTGTCGAGCTCTGCCCGCATCCTCGAGGCCGAGCAGGGCGTCACGCTGAACGACGTGCTCGGCCAGGCGATCCTCACCTCCAAGGGCAAGAGCATCCGGCCGAAGACGCGCGGCCAGAAGGCCTACGTCGACGCCATCGACGAGAACAGCATCGTCTTCGGCATCGGCCCGGCCGGAACCGGCAAGACCTACCTGGCGATGGCGAAGGCCGTACAGGCGCTGCAGCGCAAAGAGGTCGATCGGATCATCCTCACCCGGCCGGCCGTCGAGGCGGGCGAGCGGCTGGGCTTCCTGCCCGGCACCCTGACCGACAAGATCGACCCCTACCTGCGCCCGCTCTACGACGCACTGAGCGACATGATGGATCCCGAGCTGCTGCCCAAGCTGCTGGCATCCGGCACCATCGAGGTCGCCCCGCTCGCGTACATGCGTGGCCGCACCCTGAACTCCGCCTTCGTCGTGCTTGACGAGGCGCAGAACACCACGCCGGAACAGATGAAGATGTTCCTGACCCGGCTGGGCTTCGGCTCGAAGATGGTCGTCACCGGCGACGTGACCCAGGTCGACCTGCCCGCCGGGGCATCCGGTCTGCGCCTGGTCACCCGGGTGCTCGACGGCATCGACGACATCGCCTTCGCCCGACTGGGCAGCGAGGACGTGGTGCGGCACTCGCTGGTCGGCCGCATCGTCGACGCCTACACCGAGTACGACGCCAAGAAACAAGCCCTCCGCTTCGAGCGTGAAGAGGCCAGAGAATTCGCGAACCGGGCGGAGCGCCGCAGCGGCGCCCCGCGCGATCGCCAGCAGGGCCACGGCCCCCGCGCCTGA
- a CDS encoding hemolysin family protein: MAILFIVLAFVLVAFGGLMAAVDAAITVLSRADIEEMADGARAKVSLRAIAADPGAHINAINFMRIIAETTAAVLVTLALASTFDEVWVALVLSALIMTAVSFVLVGTSPRSVGRAHPVGLLRLTALVVHILRVALGPVANALVALGNRVTPGRPKLGTFATEEQLLSMVDQATELDVLEEDDRELIHSIFEFSDTVVREVMIPRTDMVTISGSADLGTAMSLFLSSGVSRMPVMAGEVDDVLGVLYLRDVAKESFQRGPDSGTIEMAELARPALFVPESKKADDLLRQMQLESNHLAMVVDEYGGIAGLVTLEDLIEELVGDISDEYDREVVEVEQLGGARYRVAARLPVDELGELFGLELDDDDVDSVGGLLAKALGRLPVTGSSATVSGLTLTAERTEGRRKRISTVLVERDEALTNAQNAFPAAHNAFPAAHTAQQNEGVQP; the protein is encoded by the coding sequence ATGGCCATCCTCTTCATCGTCCTCGCCTTCGTACTGGTGGCCTTCGGCGGCCTGATGGCGGCCGTCGACGCCGCCATCACCGTGCTGTCGCGCGCCGACATCGAGGAGATGGCCGATGGGGCGCGGGCAAAGGTCTCGTTGCGGGCCATCGCCGCCGACCCCGGCGCGCACATCAACGCCATCAACTTCATGCGCATCATCGCCGAGACGACGGCGGCCGTGCTGGTCACGCTCGCCCTGGCATCCACCTTCGACGAGGTGTGGGTCGCCCTCGTGCTCTCGGCGCTGATCATGACCGCGGTGTCGTTCGTGCTGGTCGGCACCAGCCCACGCAGCGTCGGCCGCGCCCACCCCGTCGGCCTGCTGCGCCTGACCGCTCTGGTCGTGCACATTCTGCGGGTGGCGCTCGGCCCTGTCGCGAACGCACTCGTGGCCCTCGGCAACCGCGTCACCCCCGGGCGCCCGAAGCTCGGCACCTTCGCCACTGAGGAGCAGCTGCTCAGCATGGTCGACCAGGCCACAGAGCTCGACGTGCTCGAGGAGGACGACCGCGAGCTGATCCACTCCATCTTCGAATTCAGCGACACCGTCGTGCGCGAGGTGATGATCCCGCGCACCGACATGGTCACCATCTCCGGCAGCGCAGACCTCGGCACCGCCATGTCGCTGTTCCTCAGCTCCGGTGTCTCGCGGATGCCGGTGATGGCCGGCGAGGTCGACGACGTGCTCGGCGTGCTCTACCTGCGGGATGTCGCCAAGGAGAGCTTCCAGCGCGGGCCCGATTCCGGCACCATCGAGATGGCCGAACTTGCCCGCCCCGCGCTGTTCGTTCCCGAGTCCAAGAAGGCCGATGACCTGCTCCGCCAGATGCAGCTGGAATCCAACCACCTCGCCATGGTGGTCGACGAGTACGGCGGCATCGCCGGGCTGGTGACGCTGGAGGACCTGATCGAGGAACTCGTCGGCGACATCTCCGACGAGTACGACCGCGAGGTCGTCGAGGTCGAGCAGCTCGGTGGCGCCCGCTACCGGGTCGCCGCGCGGCTGCCGGTTGACGAGCTCGGCGAGCTGTTCGGACTGGAACTGGACGATGACGACGTCGACTCGGTCGGCGGCCTGCTCGCCAAGGCCCTCGGCCGCCTGCCCGTCACCGGATCCAGCGCCACCGTCAGCGGGCTCACCCTGACCGCAGAACGCACAGAGGGGCGCCGCAAGCGCATCAGCACGGTGCTCGTCGAACGCGACGAGGCCCTCACGAACGCGCAGAACGCCTTCCCGGCGGCGCACAATGCTTTTCCCGCTGCGCACACCGCTCAGCAGAATGAAGGAGTACAACCATGA
- a CDS encoding DUF4870 domain-containing protein: MWLIFKDRGRFTNTEAKEALNFQLTLLMAQVALFLIVSVLAIASFGILSFLYSLSWLIWLLGVIFSIIAFAQVKDGRGYRYPFAIRMIK, from the coding sequence ATCTGGTTGATCTTCAAGGATCGCGGTCGCTTCACGAACACAGAGGCGAAGGAAGCGCTGAACTTCCAGCTCACCCTGCTGATGGCCCAGGTCGCGCTCTTCCTCATCGTCTCGGTGCTCGCGATCGCATCGTTCGGCATCCTGAGCTTCCTGTACAGCCTGTCCTGGCTGATCTGGCTGCTCGGCGTCATCTTCTCGATCATCGCCTTCGCCCAGGTGAAGGACGGGCGCGGCTACCGCTACCCGTTCGCGATCCGCATGATCAAGTAG
- the hrcA gene encoding heat-inducible transcriptional repressor HrcA has translation MVSERSLEVLRVIVQDYVSSREPVGSKSIVERHSFGVSAATIRNDMAQLEEEELITAPHTSSGRIPTDKGYRLFVDQLSDVRPLSSAQRHAIETFLGQSADLDEVLARTVRLLSQLTHQVAMVQYPSLSRATVKHVELVRLSENRMLSVLITDSGRVEQRVLDTVIDVSEAQLAGLRATANETLVGLGMTDAAAAAAGLAAAAPQPLAGLAAVIADTLIDQVLANRADRLVMAGAANLVRTEEDFTGSIFPVLEAIEEQVVLLRLLGEMAGDQHGVSASIGRENASFGLGETSVLSSSYHSAGSELARVGVLGPLRMDYSNNMAAVRAVARYLSRLLGEN, from the coding sequence ATGGTTTCAGAGCGAAGCCTCGAGGTCCTGCGCGTCATCGTGCAGGACTACGTATCGTCACGCGAGCCCGTCGGCTCGAAGTCCATCGTCGAACGGCACTCCTTCGGAGTCTCCGCCGCCACCATCCGCAACGACATGGCGCAGCTGGAGGAGGAGGAGCTGATCACCGCTCCGCACACCTCCTCAGGCCGCATCCCCACCGACAAGGGCTACCGGCTCTTCGTCGACCAGCTGAGCGATGTGCGCCCCCTGAGCAGCGCCCAGCGGCACGCCATCGAGACCTTCCTCGGCCAATCCGCCGACCTCGACGAGGTGCTCGCGCGCACGGTGCGCCTGCTCTCGCAGCTCACCCACCAGGTCGCGATGGTGCAGTACCCCTCGCTCAGCCGGGCCACGGTGAAGCACGTTGAGCTCGTGCGGTTGAGCGAGAACCGCATGCTGTCGGTGCTGATCACCGACAGCGGCCGGGTCGAACAGCGCGTCCTCGACACCGTCATCGATGTCAGCGAGGCGCAGCTCGCGGGGCTGCGGGCCACCGCGAACGAGACGCTGGTCGGTTTGGGCATGACGGATGCCGCGGCCGCAGCGGCCGGGCTGGCCGCAGCCGCCCCGCAACCGCTGGCCGGGCTGGCCGCCGTCATCGCAGACACGCTCATCGACCAGGTGCTGGCCAACAGGGCCGACCGTCTGGTGATGGCCGGCGCCGCGAACCTGGTGCGCACGGAAGAAGACTTCACGGGGAGCATCTTCCCCGTGCTCGAGGCCATCGAGGAGCAGGTGGTGCTGTTGCGCCTGCTCGGTGAGATGGCCGGCGACCAGCACGGCGTATCGGCGAGCATTGGGCGCGAGAACGCCTCCTTCGGGCTCGGCGAGACCTCCGTGCTCAGCAGCAGCTACCACTCGGCCGGCTCAGAGCTGGCCCGGGTGGGCGTGCTCGGCCCGCTGCGCATGGATTACTCCAACAACATGGCCGCCGTCCGCGCGGTCGCTCGGTACTTGTCCAGACTCTTGGGCGAAAACTAG
- a CDS encoding HIT domain-containing protein, which yields MTSLEPTIFSRIVAREIPATIVAETDNVIAFQDIAPQAPLHVVVTTKTQEYANVVELAAGDPALLAEMVAVASQVAEELAPEGKTPGQFRLIFNTGAESGQTVFHVHAHVLAGTFKEGSLVGI from the coding sequence ATGACTTCACTCGAGCCCACCATCTTCAGCCGCATCGTCGCGCGCGAGATCCCGGCCACCATCGTGGCCGAGACCGATAATGTCATCGCATTCCAGGACATCGCGCCGCAGGCGCCGCTGCACGTCGTCGTGACCACGAAGACGCAGGAGTACGCCAACGTGGTCGAGCTGGCGGCCGGCGACCCGGCCCTGCTGGCCGAGATGGTCGCCGTCGCCTCGCAGGTGGCAGAGGAGCTGGCACCGGAGGGCAAGACCCCCGGCCAGTTCCGCCTCATCTTCAACACCGGCGCCGAGTCCGGTCAGACCGTGTTCCACGTGCACGCCCACGTGCTCGCCGGAACCTTCAAGGAGGGCTCGCTTGTCGGCATCTAA
- a CDS encoding 16S rRNA (uracil(1498)-N(3))-methyltransferase, translating to MSSLFLREDLDPAQVAESGLAAVIGAEAKHAVTVNRTRVGERVSIGNGRGLIVTGPVVRADAGELAIQAELVENVQPASPRLVLVQALAKGGRDEMAVQASTELGVDAVIPWSAARSVSRWEGAKVAKGQERWASIVREASKQSIRAWLPDVTTLFSSKDLERLAATSRMLVLEPTAELALTEWTAHSAGHDAELDIVLVVGPEGGIAPNELERLQAAGATLVRLGSTVLRTSTAGAAALSVLSAHLGRW from the coding sequence GTGAGCTCGCTGTTCCTGCGTGAGGACCTCGACCCGGCTCAGGTTGCGGAGTCCGGCCTCGCCGCCGTCATCGGGGCCGAGGCCAAGCACGCCGTCACCGTCAACCGCACCCGCGTCGGCGAGCGGGTCTCGATCGGCAACGGCCGCGGTCTGATCGTGACCGGCCCTGTCGTGCGGGCGGATGCCGGCGAGCTCGCCATCCAGGCCGAACTGGTCGAGAACGTGCAGCCGGCCAGCCCGCGGCTGGTGCTCGTGCAGGCCCTGGCCAAGGGCGGGCGCGACGAGATGGCGGTGCAGGCCTCCACCGAGCTCGGCGTGGACGCCGTCATCCCGTGGAGCGCAGCGCGCTCCGTCTCCCGTTGGGAGGGCGCCAAGGTCGCCAAGGGCCAGGAACGTTGGGCGAGCATCGTGCGCGAGGCGAGCAAGCAGTCGATCCGCGCCTGGCTTCCCGACGTGACCACGCTGTTCTCCAGCAAGGACCTGGAGAGGCTCGCCGCGACGAGCCGGATGCTGGTGCTGGAACCCACGGCGGAGCTCGCGCTCACCGAGTGGACAGCGCACAGCGCCGGGCACGACGCAGAGCTCGACATCGTGCTCGTGGTCGGTCCGGAGGGCGGCATCGCCCCGAACGAGTTGGAGCGGCTGCAGGCCGCCGGGGCGACCCTGGTACGCCTCGGCTCCACCGTGCTGCGCACCTCAACGGCCGGCGCCGCCGCTCTCTCGGTGCTGAGTGCTCACCTCGGCCGCTGGTAG
- the era gene encoding GTPase Era, producing MTDATPTEGTPAGYRAGFVSFVGRPNVGKSTLTNALVGEKVAITSSKPQTTRRAIRGIVHRDNGQLILVDTPGIHRPRTLLGERLNSLVQSTLGDVDVIGLCIPADEPIGPGDNFINTQLDEFPRAKKVAIVTKLDKVSKDKVGEQLLAVSKLRDWAAIIPISAIDDIQLDVLSEELLKLLPVSSAPLYPAEAVTDEGLEDRIAEFIREAALEGVSDELPHSIAITIDDMIEREDQDLLEIYANLFVERDSQKGIIIGKGGSRLKDVGATSRAQIEKLLGRKVFLSLRVKVAKDWQRDPKLLGRLGF from the coding sequence ATGACCGACGCCACTCCCACAGAGGGCACGCCAGCCGGATACCGGGCGGGCTTCGTCTCGTTCGTCGGCCGCCCCAACGTCGGCAAGTCCACGCTGACCAACGCGCTCGTCGGCGAGAAGGTCGCCATCACCAGCTCGAAGCCGCAGACCACCCGCCGCGCCATCCGCGGCATCGTGCACCGCGACAACGGCCAGCTGATCCTCGTCGACACCCCCGGCATCCACCGCCCGCGCACGCTGCTCGGTGAGCGCTTGAACAGCCTCGTGCAGTCCACCCTCGGCGACGTCGACGTGATCGGCCTGTGCATCCCGGCCGACGAGCCGATCGGGCCCGGCGACAACTTCATCAACACCCAGCTGGACGAGTTCCCGCGCGCCAAGAAGGTGGCCATCGTCACCAAGCTCGACAAGGTCTCCAAGGACAAGGTCGGCGAGCAGCTGCTGGCCGTCTCGAAGCTGCGCGACTGGGCGGCGATCATCCCGATTTCTGCGATCGACGACATCCAGCTCGACGTGTTGAGCGAGGAGCTGCTCAAGCTGCTGCCCGTCTCCAGCGCGCCGCTCTACCCGGCAGAGGCCGTGACCGATGAGGGCCTCGAGGACCGCATCGCCGAGTTCATCCGCGAGGCAGCGCTCGAGGGCGTCAGCGACGAGCTGCCGCACTCCATCGCCATCACGATCGACGACATGATCGAGCGCGAAGACCAGGACCTGCTGGAGATCTACGCGAACCTCTTCGTCGAGCGCGACAGCCAGAAGGGCATCATCATCGGCAAGGGCGGCAGCCGATTGAAAGATGTCGGCGCCACCTCCCGCGCCCAGATCGAGAAGCTGCTGGGGCGCAAGGTGTTCCTCTCGCTGCGTGTCAAGGTGGCCAAGGACTGGCAGCGCGACCCCAAGCTGCTCGGCCGACTCGGCTTCTAA
- the ybeY gene encoding rRNA maturation RNase YbeY: MSIEINNESAIPVDEAAIQRLAVYALDALHVHADAELAVVLVDEGAMEQLHVQWMDEPGPTDVLSFPMDELRPGTEDAPTPPGLLGDIVLCPQVAQAQAETAGHSTLAELQLLTTHGILHLLGFDHAEPDEEKEMFGLQREILAGFAAQERQR; the protein is encoded by the coding sequence ATGAGCATTGAGATCAACAACGAGTCGGCCATCCCCGTCGATGAGGCCGCCATCCAGCGCCTCGCCGTCTACGCCCTGGACGCCCTGCACGTACACGCCGACGCCGAACTCGCCGTCGTGCTGGTCGACGAGGGCGCCATGGAGCAGCTGCACGTGCAGTGGATGGATGAGCCGGGCCCGACCGACGTGCTGAGCTTCCCCATGGACGAGCTGCGCCCCGGCACCGAGGACGCCCCGACGCCACCCGGTCTGCTCGGCGACATCGTGCTCTGCCCCCAGGTTGCGCAGGCACAGGCCGAGACGGCCGGCCACTCCACGCTCGCCGAGCTGCAGCTGCTCACCACGCACGGAATCCTGCACCTGCTCGGCTTCGACCACGCCGAACCCGACGAGGAGAAGGAGATGTTCGGCCTGCAGCGCGAGATTCTCGCCGGTTTCGCCGCACAGGAGCGTCAGCGCTAA
- a CDS encoding ABC transporter ATP-binding protein, with protein MGMNTTDIGLIARVAHLSKRYGTGSGAVAALDDVSIGIRHGEFTAIMGPSGSGKSTLMHVMAGLDTASAGQVWLGDTEITAMGDSALTVLRRRRVGFVFQSFNLVPTLDVLGNILLPFELDGRRPSAKEREWVDHLVTSLGLLNRLSHRPHQLSGGQQQRVAIARALATRPDLVFADEPTGALDSRTGREVLALLATAARDYSQSIAMVTHDPIAASYADRILFLADGRVVDDRPRSSAEEISRIMLGMEAAL; from the coding sequence ATGGGAATGAACACCACGGATATCGGGCTGATCGCCCGGGTCGCACACCTCAGCAAACGCTACGGAACAGGTTCGGGGGCGGTCGCCGCGCTCGACGATGTCTCCATCGGCATCAGGCACGGCGAGTTCACCGCCATCATGGGCCCGAGCGGCTCCGGCAAGTCCACGCTCATGCACGTCATGGCCGGGCTCGACACCGCCTCGGCCGGGCAGGTGTGGCTCGGCGACACCGAGATCACGGCCATGGGCGACAGCGCCCTCACTGTGCTGCGTCGGCGCCGGGTCGGCTTCGTGTTCCAGTCCTTCAACCTGGTGCCCACCCTCGACGTGCTCGGCAACATTCTGCTGCCGTTCGAGTTGGACGGCCGGCGGCCGAGCGCGAAGGAACGGGAGTGGGTCGACCACCTCGTCACCTCGCTCGGGCTGCTCAACCGACTGAGCCACCGGCCGCACCAGCTCTCCGGTGGGCAGCAGCAGCGCGTCGCCATCGCCCGCGCCCTCGCCACCCGGCCCGACCTGGTCTTCGCCGACGAGCCGACCGGTGCCCTGGACTCGCGCACCGGGCGCGAGGTGCTCGCGCTGCTGGCCACCGCCGCGCGGGACTACTCGCAGTCCATCGCGATGGTCACCCACGACCCGATCGCGGCCAGCTACGCCGACCGCATCCTCTTCCTCGCCGACGGCCGCGTCGTCGACGACCGCCCGCGCTCCTCCGCGGAAGAGATCTCCCGCATCATGTTGGGTATGGAGGCGGCACTCTGA
- a CDS encoding DUF4870 domain-containing protein, protein MSAAPPPPATPYQGPTQLSPADEKLWATLIHVGGIFFSFIPSLVGYLVLKDKGPFIRAHAASALNFQITMAIASIVGSILIFLVIGFFILAAVSILIIVFSIIAAVKANAGEAYTYPLSIKFVS, encoded by the coding sequence ATGTCCGCCGCACCGCCTCCCCCCGCCACGCCCTACCAGGGCCCGACTCAGCTGAGCCCGGCCGACGAGAAGCTCTGGGCGACGTTGATCCACGTCGGTGGCATCTTCTTCTCGTTCATCCCGTCGCTGGTCGGCTACCTGGTGCTCAAGGACAAGGGCCCGTTCATCCGCGCCCACGCCGCGAGTGCGCTGAACTTCCAGATCACGATGGCGATCGCATCGATCGTCGGATCGATCCTGATCTTCCTCGTCATCGGCTTCTTCATCCTCGCGGCCGTCAGCATCCTGATCATCGTGTTCAGCATCATCGCGGCCGTCAAAGCCAACGCGGGCGAGGCATACACGTACCCGCTGTCGATCAAGTT
- the dnaJ gene encoding molecular chaperone DnaJ, giving the protein MADHYEVLGVARDATTDEIKKAYRRLARELHPDVNPSAEASERFKSVTHAYDVLSDAKQRQNYDMGGQGGFGGGGGGDFGGFGDIFETFFGGGGGGGRRGPRSRRERGQDALLRVELDLDEIIFGTHREIEVDTAVLCETCQGSCCAPGTSPITCDICHGTGSIQRAVRSLLGNVMTSSPCGSCHGYGTIIATPCLTCSGQGRVRARRTVPVDIPAGVDTGVRLQMPGSGEAGPAGGPNGDLYLEMKVRHHDVFSRDGDDLLATLEVAMTDAILGTSTTLHALDGDVELELKPGTQSAEVITIKDRGVGKLRGTGRGDLRIGIQVVTPSKLNGKERDLIEQFSKMHKHPEPSLSQFHQGFFAKLRDKFVG; this is encoded by the coding sequence GTGGCTGACCACTACGAAGTACTTGGAGTCGCGCGCGACGCGACGACGGACGAGATCAAGAAGGCGTACCGCCGGCTTGCCCGCGAACTGCACCCCGACGTGAACCCCAGCGCCGAGGCATCCGAGCGCTTCAAATCTGTCACCCACGCCTACGACGTGCTGAGTGACGCCAAACAGCGCCAGAACTACGACATGGGCGGCCAGGGCGGATTCGGCGGCGGTGGCGGAGGTGACTTCGGCGGCTTCGGCGACATCTTCGAGACCTTCTTCGGTGGGGGAGGCGGCGGCGGCCGCCGCGGCCCGCGGTCCCGTCGGGAGCGCGGCCAGGACGCACTGCTCCGGGTCGAGCTCGACCTGGACGAGATCATCTTCGGCACGCACCGCGAGATCGAGGTCGACACGGCCGTGCTCTGCGAGACCTGCCAGGGCTCGTGCTGTGCCCCGGGCACAAGCCCGATCACCTGCGACATCTGCCACGGCACCGGAAGCATCCAGCGCGCCGTGCGCTCGCTGCTCGGCAACGTGATGACCTCCAGCCCCTGCGGCAGCTGCCACGGCTACGGCACCATCATCGCCACCCCCTGCCTGACCTGCTCCGGCCAGGGCCGCGTGCGCGCCCGTCGCACCGTTCCCGTCGACATCCCCGCCGGTGTCGACACCGGTGTGCGCCTGCAGATGCCCGGCAGCGGCGAGGCCGGCCCGGCCGGCGGCCCGAACGGCGACCTGTACCTCGAAATGAAGGTGCGCCACCACGATGTCTTCAGCCGAGACGGCGACGACCTCCTGGCCACCCTCGAGGTGGCCATGACCGACGCCATCCTCGGCACCAGCACCACCCTGCACGCCCTCGACGGCGACGTGGAGCTCGAGCTCAAGCCGGGCACGCAGAGCGCGGAGGTCATCACGATCAAGGACCGCGGTGTCGGCAAGCTGCGCGGCACCGGCCGCGGCGACCTGCGCATCGGCATCCAGGTGGTCACCCCGAGCAAGCTGAACGGCAAGGAGCGCGACCTGATCGAGCAGTTCTCCAAGATGCACAAGCACCCGGAGCCCTCGCTCAGCCAGTTCCACCAGGGCTTCTTCGCCAAGCTCCGCGACAAGTTCGTGGGCTGA